A single genomic interval of Sceloporus undulatus isolate JIND9_A2432 ecotype Alabama chromosome 2, SceUnd_v1.1, whole genome shotgun sequence harbors:
- the PIK3R5 gene encoding phosphoinositide 3-kinase regulatory subunit 5 codes for MQHTTCTEDRIHHALERCLHGLTKSGIISASTWTAGLCLNCWSLQELVSRDAGNYLILLEKILQKTQEVQEKCDYDLFVPLALLFGAAVLCIPHFPSDSDLLLRALRTYRDFLTWPVPYCDICQELLTFISNELKAPGISYQRLVRAEQGLPAKTCESSIVTVLLLNPSEVDGEFLSVAEKLSTAENSQSTLLVTLLEHIYQTNFGTRCDMGSLHQVLKLKPVEELMDLFASTTEAQELAAVTNDDPSTAREKLESALLEIAKTAGLPINTEEAQPSKLRLIPLPVARCYTYRWDTDNFDILHEVLDKEGYYPKPVLLEDDEEVDSCFPERDSLLSEDDPCNSRVSVICKDSGLSLVSKKSLKSFVSSLKDCMDSGYVEDSDESSPELVGRLDPKEEKVSHRHRLSSKLYKLFKSKSQLILGRELRDVSEVASLSLPLRRAESLCNPVPRDRVPKRSRRAQSLPQHVLSATLLQNHVPHNSCVQRRPFLSSDEDTKISTLRVVVFGSDRISGKVARAYSHLKSQESSCPWLTRYFRLQFYYVPVRRNGPTSSILTHLPPSPGDPHFRTSGTTVLSLAGMESSTNDISLYIGMLDPWYERNVLGLMHLPTDVLCQQSIKSEGEPLEETAEQLPILADMILYYCRFATHPVLLQVYQTELTFTGGETRTEIFIHSLELGHSAATRAIKASGPGCKRLGIDGDREAIPLTLQIAYSKRSVSGRSRWNDTEKVCTSVNLSKACKRQEELGPKTECLTLTATEVIKRQSSKSKKSFNQIGVSQMKVDKVQIIGVNCSFAVCLDQDERKILQSVVRCEVSACYKPKISEPSIGRKATLFSPSQEPSDFCSLLCLPIATFSGALP; via the exons GTCCAAGAGAAATGTGACTATGATCTCTTTGTTCCATTGGCCCTACTGTTTGGTGCAGCTGTTCTGTGT attccccattttccttcagacTCTGACCTGCTTCTGAGGGCCTTAAGGACATACCGTGACTTCCTCACCTGGCCTGTGCCGTACTGTGATATATGCCAGGAGCTACTGACTTTTATCAGCAATGAACTCAAAGCTCCAG GGATTTCATATCAAAGGTTGGTCAGGGCCGAGCAGGGGCTGCCTGCAAAGACCTGTGAGTCTTCGATTGT AACAGTCCTGTTGTTGAACCCTTCAGAGGTTGATGGGGAATTTCTATCGGTTGCAGAAAAGTTGAGCACCGCTGAGAATTCCCAGTCCACCTTACTGGTGACACTGCTGGAACATATCTACCAAACAAACTTTGGGACCAGATGTGACATGGGAAGCTTGCATCAAGTACTGAAG TTGAAGCCTGTGGAAGAGCTCATGGACCTATTTGCCAGCACCACTGAAGCCCAAGAGTTGGCAGCTGTGACTAACGATGACCCTTCCACAGCCAGGGAAAAACTGGAGTCTGCCTTGCTGGAGATTGCAAAGACAGCTGGGCTACCTATAAATACAG aggaagcccagccaagtAAGCTCCGCCTGATCCCCCTTCCTGTTGCTCGTTGTTACACCTACAGATGGGATACAGATAATTTTG ACATCTTGCATGAGGTACTAGACAAAGAAGGGTACTATCCAAAACCCGTGCTGTTAGAAGATGATGAGGAAGTTGACAGTTGCTTTCCAGAAAGAGATTCTTTGTTATCAGAGGATGACCCATGTAACTCACGGGTGTCTGTCATCTGCAAGGACTCTGGACTGTCCTTGGTCTCTAAAAAATCCTTGAAGTCTTTTGTGTCTAGCCTGAAGGACTGCATGGATAGTGGCTACGTGGAGGACAGTGATGAGAGCTCTCCTGAGCTGGTGGGCCGCTTGGACCCAAAGGAGGAGAAGGTGTCCCACAGACATCGACTGAGCAGCAAGCTATACAAGCTGTTCAAGAGCAAGAGCCAGCTGATCCTGGGCAGAGAGCTGAGGGATGTCTCTGAGGTAGCCTCGCTGTCACTGCCATTGCGCCGGGCAGAGAGCCTCTGCAACCCCGTGCCCAGGGACCGTGTCCCCAAACGCTCCCGACGGGCACAGTCTCTTCCACAGCACGTACTGAGTGCCACACTTCTCCAGAACCATGTGCCTCATAATTCCTGTGTCCAACGCAGGCCTTTCCTGAGCAGTGATGAGGATACTAAAATTTCAACTCTGCGTGTGGTTGTGTTTGGTTCTGACCGCATCTCAGGGAAAGTGGCACGAGCTTACAGCCATCTTAA ATCTCAAGAAAGCAGCTGCCCCTGGCTGACTCGGTATTTCAGGCTGCAATTTTACTATGTTCCTGTGCGGAGGAATGGCCCTACCTCATCTATACTGACCCACCTGCCTCCTTCTCCAGGAGATCCTCATTTCCGCACCTCTGGGACAACG GTTCTTAGTTTGGCAGGGATGGAGAGCAGCACAAATGATATCTCCCTGTACATAGGTATGCTGGATCCATGGTATGAACGGAATGTTCTTGGGCTAATGCACCTTCCAACAGATGTTCTGTGCCAG CAATCAATCAAATCTGAAGGTGAACCTTTAGAGGAAACAGCAGAGCAGCTTCCTATCCTTGCTGACATGATCCTTTATTACTGTCGCTTTGCAACCCACCCGGTATTACTGCAGGTCTACCAGACAGAG CTCACCTTCACTGGGGGAGAGACAAGGACTGAGATCTTCATTCACTCCTTAGAGCTGGGCCATTCAGCAGCCACGCGAGCCATCAAAGCTTCAG GTCCTGGATGCAAGCGGCTGGGCATAGATGGAGACAGAGAGGCAATCCCACTAACACTACAGATTGCTTACAGCAAG AGATCAGTCAGTGGAAGGAGCCGGTGGAATGACACTGAGAAAGTTTGTACATCCGTCAACCTTAGTAAGGCATGTAAGAGACAAGAAGAACTTG GTCCAAAAACAGAATGTTTGACTCTCACTGCAACAGAGGTAATCAAGAGACAGAGCTCAAAATCTAAGAAGAGTTTCAATCAG ATTGGTGTGTCTCAGATGAAGGTGGACAAGGTCCAGATCATTGGGGTCAACTGTTCCTTTGCTGTGTGTCTGGACCAGGATGAGCGGAAGATTTTGCAGAGTGTAGTCAG GTGTGAGGTCTCTGCCTGCTACAAACCTAAGATCAGCGAACCCTCCATTGGAAGAAAAGCCACTTTGTTTTCCCCTTCCCAAGAGCCCTCTGATTTCTGCTCTCTTCTATGTTTGCCCATTGCCACCTTCAGTGGAGCATTGCCTTAG